A DNA window from Actinomadura luzonensis contains the following coding sequences:
- a CDS encoding TIGR03086 family metal-binding protein, protein MSSNTTSGWDVLDEAHAALRAAVAAVPDGGWSLPTPCAGWSVTHVLQHAAGDQIGFAAALTGEPGPDFDPFSPSGDLDGDPRAFLEAALTRSAAAWAAVDRDAAEVATPVPPHKMAPWSGMAACALDAGVHAWDIAMAAGAPSPLTPELARPLMTVAREIVEPLRAWGAYAAALAPEQGDDDAAALLRYLGRDPRWTR, encoded by the coding sequence ATGAGCAGCAACACCACCAGCGGCTGGGACGTTCTCGACGAGGCCCACGCGGCGCTCCGCGCGGCGGTCGCCGCCGTGCCCGACGGCGGCTGGAGCCTGCCGACGCCGTGCGCCGGGTGGAGCGTCACCCACGTCCTGCAGCACGCCGCCGGTGACCAGATCGGCTTCGCCGCCGCCCTCACCGGCGAGCCCGGCCCCGACTTCGACCCCTTCTCCCCCTCCGGCGACCTCGACGGCGACCCGCGGGCGTTCCTGGAGGCCGCGCTGACCCGCTCGGCCGCCGCCTGGGCCGCCGTCGACCGCGACGCCGCCGAGGTCGCCACCCCGGTGCCGCCGCACAAGATGGCGCCCTGGTCCGGCATGGCGGCGTGCGCCCTCGACGCCGGCGTGCACGCCTGGGACATCGCGATGGCGGCCGGCGCGCCCTCGCCGCTCACCCCCGAGCTGGCCCGGCCGCTGATGACGGTGGCCCGCGAGATCGTCGAGCCGTTGCGCGCCTGGGGCGCCTACGCCGCCGCCCTGGCCCCCGAGCAGGGCGACGACGACGCGGCCGCGCTGCTGCGCTACCTCGGCCGCGACCCGCGCTGGACGCGTTAG
- a CDS encoding TetR/AcrR family transcriptional regulator encodes MPRREPLNREKVLDAALALADAEGLDGLSMRRLAKTLGVEAMSLYNHVAGKADLLEGLVERVFAEVDPPDPGLPWHEQVRALALSMHQAFSRHPVVPLALVTDQVNPTSLRAIRPLDTLVGALYGAGFDDVGAWRALNAVNGVVFGTLLLSTGGFTGDPGMHAGSRQVDAYVRELDAEALPHFSRLLRGTRRGVDLEADFRQALDVVITGLMEWNKAFRSARVESPRKGAHP; translated from the coding sequence ATGCCCAGGCGCGAGCCGCTGAACAGGGAGAAGGTCCTGGACGCGGCCCTGGCGCTGGCCGACGCCGAAGGTCTGGACGGGCTGTCGATGCGGCGGCTGGCCAAGACCCTCGGCGTGGAGGCCATGTCGCTCTACAACCACGTCGCCGGCAAGGCCGACCTCCTCGAGGGCCTGGTCGAACGGGTCTTCGCCGAGGTGGATCCGCCCGACCCCGGGCTGCCGTGGCACGAGCAGGTGCGCGCGCTGGCGCTGAGCATGCACCAGGCGTTCAGCCGCCATCCGGTGGTGCCGCTCGCGCTGGTCACCGACCAGGTCAACCCGACCTCGCTACGGGCGATCCGGCCGCTGGACACGCTGGTCGGCGCGCTGTACGGGGCGGGCTTCGACGACGTGGGCGCCTGGCGGGCGCTGAACGCGGTCAACGGCGTCGTGTTCGGCACGCTGCTGCTGTCCACCGGCGGGTTCACCGGCGACCCCGGCATGCACGCGGGGAGCCGCCAGGTGGACGCCTACGTCCGCGAGCTGGACGCGGAGGCGCTGCCGCACTTCAGCCGGCTGCTGCGCGGCACGCGGCGGGGGGTGGACCTGGAGGCGGATTTCCGGCAGGCTCTCGATGTCGTGATCACCGGCCTGATGGAGTGGAATAAAGCATTCCGTTCTGCTAGAGTGGAGTCACCACGAAAGGGGGCTCACCCATGA